A stretch of the Lonchura striata isolate bLonStr1 chromosome 17, bLonStr1.mat, whole genome shotgun sequence genome encodes the following:
- the RSPO4 gene encoding R-spondin-4, with protein sequence MQWIIFMLLLFISSMEMLTQNRWKKQASAGLLENCTGCVLCSEDNGCITCHHRLFLLIWRDGIRQYGMCVHTCPPGYFGVRGLEVNRCTKCRSPSCESCFSRDFCMKCKDKFYLYKGQCFRQCPAGTAAQPGTRECQETCEPGPWSEWSACTHESRTCGCRWGVETRVREVPEAAREEGTACPALLETRRCRMKKHCPGEKTEPKNKGKKRQKKPKTERHTGT encoded by the exons ATGCAGTGGATAATATTCATGTTGCTGTTATTCATCAGCTCCATGGAAATGCTCACGCAGAACCGGTGGAAGAAGCAAG CGAGTGCTGGCCTGCTGGAGAACTGCACGGGCTGCGTCCTGTGCTCTGAGGACAACGGCTGCATCACCTGCCACCACCGGCTCTTCCTGCTTATCTGGAGGGACGGCATCCGCCAGTACGGGATGTGCGTGCACACTTGTCCCCCAGGCTACTTTGGTGTGCGGGGTCTGGAGGTCAACAGATGCACAA AGTGCAGGTCGCCCAGCTGCGAGAGCTGCTTCAGCAGAGACTTCTGCATGAAGTGCAAGGACAAGTTTTACTTGTACAAGGGCCAGTGCTTTCGGCAGTGTCCCGCCGGCACCGCGGCGCAGCCCGGCACCCGCGAGTGCCAAG AGACGTGCGAGCCGGGCCCGTGGAGCGAGTGGAGCGCCTGTACCCACGAGAGCCGGACCTGCGGCTGCAGGTGGGGTGTGGAGACGCGGGTGCGGGAGGTGCCCGAGGCTGCCCGAGAGGAGGGCACCGCCTGCCCCGCGCTGCTGGAGACCAGGAGGTGCCGCATGAAGAAGCACTGCCCGGGAG AGAAAACCGAACccaaaaataaaggcaaaaagagACAGAAGAAGCCGAAGACAGAAAGGCACACGGGCACCTAG
- the ANGPT4 gene encoding angiopoietin-4, producing the protein MRALGLGLVALTCATTALCAAGAPRRAAEGGGRRRSHRVQHGRCSYTFVLPEAEPLPCPAAPGAAPGPAHVLLQRDSPAGTGGHGAAQRLRHLERILENSTQWLLKLESYIQSSVKPEMAELQQTAVQNQTAAMLEIGSSLLNRSAEQSRKLTDVEAQVLNQTWRIEMQLQENSLSTTKLEKQLLLQTNEIHKLQNRNNILEVRVLEMETKQQAELAGAHSEKEKLQRLLSRQSGTIEEMEKTLLAASANASLLQRQQLQLLQSVQSLMRLVAQGRATSPGQEQQFQDCAEVRRAGIHASGIYTLHIANLSEPKKAYCDMETDRGGWTIIQLRANGSLSFQRSWREYKQGFGDASGEYWLGNEAVHLLTSRVPYTLRVELQDWEGSQVYAHYGKFQLGSERQFYRLSLQDYSGTAGQQSGLALQGTQFSTRDADNDNCLCKCAQMLSGGWWFDACGLSNLNGIYYPARNNIRKLNGIRWHHFQGPSYSLKGTRMMIRPTSF; encoded by the exons ATGCGGGCGCTCGGCCTCGGCCTCGTGGCGCTGACCTGCGCCACGACGGCTCTGTGCGCCGCCGGAGCCCCGCGCCGGGCTGCGGAgggcggcggccgccggcgCTCCCACCGCGTGCAGCACGGCCGCTGCAGCTACACCTTCGTGCTGCCCGAGGCcgagcccctgccctgccccgccgcccccggcgccgcccccggcccggcccatGTGCTGCTCCAGCGGGACTCGccggccggcaccggcgggCACGGGGCTGCCCAGCGCCTGCGGCACCTCGAGAGGATCCTGGAGAACAGCACCCAGTGGCTGCTGAAG ctggagAGCTACATCCAGAGCAGCGTGAAGCCGGAGATGGCGGAGCTGCAGCAGACGGCAGTGCAGAACCAGACCGCAGCCATGCTGGAGATTGGCAGCTCCCTCCTCAACCGCAGCGCCGAGCAGAGCCGCAAGCTCACCGACGTGGAGGCCCAG GTGCTGAATCAGACGTGGCGCATCGAGATGCAGCTCCAGGAGAACTCCCTGTCCACCACCAagctggagaagcagctgctgctgcagaccAATGAGATCCACAAGCTGCAGAACAGAAACAA CATCCTGGAGGTGCGGGTGCTGGAGATGGAGACCAAGCAGCAGGCGGAGCTGGCGGGGGCCCACTCAGagaaggagaagctgcagcGGCTGCTGAGCCGGCAGAGCGGCACCATCGAGGAGATGGAAAAGACGCTGCTGGCTGCCAGTGCCAACGCCAGCCTGCTCCAgcgccagcagctccagctcctccagtcTGTCCAGAGCCTGATGCGCCTCGTCGCACAGGGCAGAG CCACGTCACCTGGACAGGAGCAACAATTCCAGGACTGTGCTGAGGTGCGCCGGGCGGGCATCCATGCCAGTGGCATCTACACCCTGCACATTGCCAACCTCAGCGAGCCCAAAAAG GCATACTGTGACATGGAGACGGACAGAGGGGGCTGGACCATCATCCAGCTTCGTGCCAACGGCAGCCTCAGCttccagaggagctggagggaGTACAAGCAG GGCTTCGGGGACGCGTCGGGGGAGTACTGGCTGGGGAATGAGGCCGTGCACCTGCTGACCAGCCGGGTGCCCTACACCCTGCGGGTTGAGCTGCAGGACTGGGAGGGCAGCCAGGTGTATGCCCACTACGGGAAATTCCAGCTGGGGAGCGAGCGGCAGTTCTACAG GCTGTCGCTGCAGGACTAcagtggcactgctgggcagcagagtggcctggcactgcagggcaccCAATTCAGCACCCGTGACGCCGACAACGACAACTGTCTCTGCAAGTGTGCCCAGATGCTCTCGGGAG GATGGTGGTTCGATGCCTGTGGCCTCTCCAACCTGAATGGCATCTACTACCCGGCCCGGAACAACATCCGCAAGCTCAACGGCATCCGCTGGCACCACTTCCAGGGGCCCAGCTACTCCCTGAAGGGCACCCGCATGATGATCCGGCCCACCAGCTTCTAA
- the FAM110A gene encoding protein FAM110A → MPVEALQAGDTMKGVTVTAPFTSAMPVRILRKGPAYFRRHAEPGAGKPSAVERLEADKAKYVKSQKVASTKQEPVKPLLLKQPLFTAGVRRAVLTPSRRAPPGPRRADAASPKTSLDLEILNNLINLCDSPFPKAESPLGRECRWRAEAPEVEGAVKPPESPATTKPPGSVAVRRVDVRPCGAPRSPVTPLPASPIPGGLPVTPSRSSPARPESARRQPLLHRSKSDLSDRLSRATADLERFFNYCGLDPEEMQDMGAERFARASSDIVSLKFHSVSTASSEGGHSPPSAATPEGRPAERVPYGISIIERNARVIKWLYGLRQAREPQQVSDV, encoded by the coding sequence ATGCCCGTCGAGGCGCTGCAAGCCGGTGACACCATGAAGGGGGTGACGGTGACGGCGCCTTTCACCTCGGCCATGCCCGTCCGTATCCTCCGCAAAGGGCCCGCGTATTTCCGCCGGCACGCCGAGCCGGGGGCCGGGAAGCCCAGCGCAGTGGAGAGGCTGGAGGCCGACAAGGCCAAGTACGTGAAGAGCCAGAAGGTCGCCAGCACCAAGCAGGAGCCGGTGAAGCCGCTGCTGCTCAAGCAGCCCCTCTTCACCGCCGGGGTGCGCCGGGCTGTGCTCACCCCCAGCCGCAGGGCACCCCCGGGGCCACGCCGCGCCGATGCTGCCAGCCCGAAGACCTCCCTTGACCTGGAGATCCTCAACAACCTCATCAACCTCTGCGACAGCCCCTTCCCTAAGGCGGAGAGCCCGCTGGGCAGGGAGTGCAGGTGGCGGGCGGAAGCGCCAGAGGTGGAGGGGGCTGTCAAGCCACCGGAGAGCCCGGCCACCACCAAGCCCCCCGGCAGTGTGGCCGTGCGGAGGGTGGACGTCCGTCCCTGTGGAGCTCCGCGGAGCCCAGTGACACCTCTGCCTGCATCCCCCATCCCAGGTGGGCTGCCTGTGACCCCGTCCCGGAGCTCACCCGCCCGCCCGGAGAGCGCCCGCCGGCAGCCGCTGCTGCACCGCTCCAAGTCGGACCTGAGCGATCGGCTCTCGAGGGCCACCGCCGACCTGGAGCGCTTCTTCAACTACTGCGGCCTTGACCCCGAGGAGATGCAGGACATGGGGGCTGAGCGCTTCGCCCGCGCCAGCTCTGACATCGTGTCCCTCAAGTTCCACAGCGTGAGCACGGCCAGCTCGGAGGGCGGCCACTCGCCACCCAGCGCCGCCACGCCGGAGGGGCGGCCGGCGGAGCGTGTGCCCTACGGCATCTCCATCATCGAGCGCAACGCCCGTGTCATCAAGTGGCTCTACGGGCTGCGCCAGGCCAGGGAGCCCCAGCAGGTCTCCGATGTGTAG
- the SLC52A3 gene encoding solute carrier family 52, riboflavin transporter, member 3 has product MALLTHILACAFGMGSWVAINGLWVELPLLVTVLPEQWYLPSYITVIIQMANVGPLFVTLLNRFRPGLLREEVVIYIIVSMGVIACLLLAFLWSHTSVIAGTSHSIPFLILTFFLALVDCTSSVTFLPFMMQLQPQYTNTFFIGEGLSGLIPSLIALGQGSGISSCTNVSYKVNITTGNETVESTIFHMESRYLPPNFSTLIFFLLMTAMMLTCLLAFFFLTRQPKVWDLSQQHLVPSSIVLNSFDQILDEGADSHLSRGCPCPKDPKGPGDILTQKISYSLAQLTLIYLLIAWVSALTNGVLPSVQSYSCLPYGHTTYHLATTLSSMANPLACIVAMFLPSRSLTLMVILTMAGTGFGAYNMAIAVMSPCPLLQQSQWGDVIIVLSWVLFTGTLSYMKVMAGVILRSRSHSALVWYGVLEQLGSLLGALIMFPLVNVYGLFKSADYCSLQCPA; this is encoded by the exons ATGGCACTGCTCACCCACATTCTGGCCTGTGCCTTCGGCATGGGCTCCTGGGTGGCCATCAACGGGCTGTGGGTGGAGCTGCCACTGCTGGTGACGGTGCTGCCGGAGCAGTGGTACCTCCCCTCCTACATCACCGTCATCATCCAGATGGCCAACGTGGGACCACTCTTCGTCACCCTCTTGAATCGCTTTCGGCCTGGCTTGCTGAGGGAGGAGGTTGTTATCTATATAATCGTGTCCATGGGTGTCATAGCCTGCTTGCTCCTGGCTTTCCTCTGGAGCCACACATCTGTCATTGCCGGAACATCCCACAGCATCCCCTTCCTAATCCTTACCTTCTTCCTGGCCCTGGTGGACTGCACCTCCTCTGTCACCTTCCTGCCCTTCATgatgcagctgcagccccagtaCACAAACACCTTCTTCATAGGTGAAGGGCTAAGTGGGCTGATCCCTTCTCTCAttgccctgggccagggctctGGTATCTCCAGCTGCACCAATGTAAGCTACAAGGTCAACATCACCACTGGCAATGAGACCGTGGAGAGCACCATCTTCCATATGGAGAGCCGCTACCTCCCACCCAACTTCTCCACCCTCATCTTTTTCTTGCTCATGACTGCAATGATGCTGACCTGCTTGCTggccttcttcttcctcacccgGCAACCCAAGGTGTGGGACCTCTCTCAGCAGCACCTCGTTCCCAGCAGCATTGTGCTGAACTCATTTGACCAGATTCTTGACGAGGGAGCTGACTCACACCTGAGCAGAGGCTGTCCATGTCCAAAGGATCCCAAGGGACCTGGGGACATCCTGACACAAAAGATCTCCTACTCCTTAGCCCAGCTCACCCTCATCTACCTCCTCATTGCCTGGGTGAGCGCCCTAACAAACGGGGTCCTGCCATCCGTGCAGTCCTACTCCTGCCTGCCCTACGGACACACCACGTACCACCTGGCAACCACGCTCAGCTCCATGGCCAACCCCCTGGCCTGCATCGTGGCCATGTTCCTGCCCAGCAG GTCCCTGACCCTGATGGTCATCCTCACTATGGCAGGGACAGGCTTTGGTGCCTACAACATGGCCATCGCAGTGATGAGTCCCTGCCCACTCCTCCAGCAGTCCCAGTGGGGCGATGTCATCATC GTCCTCTCCTGGGTGTTGTTCACCGGGACACTCTCCTACATGAAGGTGATGGCCGGGGTGATCCTGCGGAGCCGCAGCCACAGCGCGCTGGTGTGGTACggggtgctggagcagctgggctcCCTCCTCGGGGCACTGATCATGTTCCCCCTTGTCAACGTCTATGGCCTGTTCAAATCTGCTGActactgcagcctgcagtgcccAGCATGA